The Vallitalea okinawensis region AAATATCATCAAATACTTTACCAACTGTCTTCTCAGACATTGTAAACCCAGGTCTCTCTGCATTTGTACTATCAGCAAGCAATGCTAGTACACCCTTCTTTCCAAGCTCCGCAAATCTCTGTAAGTCTATCATTTCTCCGTGAATAGGTGTATAATCAACTTTAAAGTCACCAGTATGAACGATCGTACCCGCTGGTGATGTTAAAGCTATCGCCACTGCATCTGCGATACTATGATTAGTACGAATAAACTCTGCTTTAAATGCCCCGAGCTGAACAGTCTGTCCAGGAACGATAACATTTAGATTATGTTTTTTAATACCATGTTCTTTTAGTTTATTTTCAACTAATCCTAGCGTCAGTTTTGTTCCGTACACTGGTACATTGAATTGTTTTAATAGATAAGGAAGAGCACCAATGTGATCTTCATGACCATGAGTTAAAACAACTCCTTTAATTTTATCTACATTCTTCTTTAAATAAGTAAAATCGGGTATTACTAGATCTACTCCTAGCATTTCATCTTCTGGAAACGCTATACCACAATCAAGAATTACAATTTGATGATTGTATTCAAATAATGTTATATTTTTTCCAATTTGGTCTAATCCACCTATTGGAATTATTTTTAGCTTAGATCTTTTGTATGCCATTTTACACCTCCGTATTAAATTGTCAATGTCCGTTTAATGAAAAACCGTTCTTTATAAAAGTGTTTTAACACAATTATTTACAAATTTAATGATTCAAACAATCTTCACATACACCATAAAACTTCAGTTTATGATCTGTGATTTTAAAATTAAATAGATCTTCAATTTTTGTTTCGAGTGGATCTAACAAATCTTCAGCAACTTCAATAACTTTACCACACTCTTCACAAATTAAATGGTGATGATGATGATCTTCATCTTCTAATCCTAATTCATAACGACAACATCCATCATCAAGGTTTAATTTTCTAACTAATTTAAGACTCTCTAATAACTGAACTGTACGATAAACAGTTGCTAAACCAATTTCTGGACATCTTTCCTTAACAAGTTCATAAATCTCTTCTGTTGTTAAATGTTCCCCTTTATGGTCCTGCATAATCTCTAAAACAGCTCTTCTTTGAGTAGTTAATTTAAATCCTTTTTCTTTTAATAATCCTTTAAACTCTATACCGTTTAGTGACATATTGACTTCCCCCAATCAGGTTTTAACTTTTCATCGGGTTTTAACTTGAATTGTAATCTATATGAATAAATTAGCCTGAATACTAATTCTGGTAATATACTATTTTAATTCATGCGGTAACTAACTAGTTCTAATAGCAATTTATAGAAACCATGACATTACCTAGTGTATTATAAGATTCAATATATTT contains the following coding sequences:
- a CDS encoding Fur family transcriptional regulator translates to MSLNGIEFKGLLKEKGFKLTTQRRAVLEIMQDHKGEHLTTEEIYELVKERCPEIGLATVYRTVQLLESLKLVRKLNLDDGCCRYELGLEDEDHHHHHLICEECGKVIEVAEDLLDPLETKIEDLFNFKITDHKLKFYGVCEDCLNH